The following are encoded together in the Anopheles nili chromosome 3, idAnoNiliSN_F5_01, whole genome shotgun sequence genome:
- the LOC128723715 gene encoding uncharacterized protein LOC128723715 isoform X2, whose translation MIRPHFESASIEYQQQQQTHHPHHQQQQKTQHQQQEHQQQQEQQQISKIISNPPPTIVGAPNGTTMCVAKLVIGLDHAPPAFNVRSRVLGDGGTNLNYIRTETGAVVTLRGRGSLNLDPQTMQEAPEPLHLFLEHSSLDGLQSAKQLAKNLIETLQEELSFFQENNIPKANFQLIPPPQTNMVQTTQVTQMAPIIRTQHVTQPNGIIHQPPPTVLAPPPPPPPGFVQHPPVLPQSQPPPAQIIPQAPTIIQSHVPVQIHQQPNNVVISQIQTATAPTQIANVNNPPPVAQIRPPIVQIKNSPTTGTHLSQPPPNIQIQQAPPEAAQQIIVNPAPPYQVQYIQQNPSIQTSGGGTNGQVTIQHLIQPQPQSVQGIVQTTIPPPQFDHFQRPPQTQQIITVQGSTAFMVPPPNINHQTAPQPQNQIIFQTQQPILTHHPPPELVGAQPTGMLLNGGGGDAKKVGGPSDLQIKQDSLKLDEGQPPPGTILQQIPTSGQLTKTTVIPVSSIPGIPISQPPPPIMSVPPPTVQHIVGNTIITSQPNPPISHGGIPQQIYSQIPVSIQSYVPAPPPQQMQVGGSHFVVSAPQPWPVTASAAGQQIQQVPASTVPSIQITTQPIRNPNEIHIISQPTIISAAEFRPPASQQQQIITTSAFNPQIQPPQGLQVQFHTVPPPPQQIITSLPNAQTQPPPQATGSQLIENQPGTPHQIIINASIPPQPPPPPAFTAVQFSTQESPKTSGGKSKRKNCQRHLDCPIA comes from the exons ATGATACGGCCTCATTTCGAATCAGCTTCGATTGAataccaacagcagcaacaaacacaccacccacatcatcagcagcagcagaagacacaacatcaacagcaagagcaccagcagcagcaggaacagcAGCAAATTTCTAAAATCATTAGTAATCCCCCTCCCACAATAGTTGGAGCACCAAATGGAACAACAATGTGTGTCGCAAAACTTGTGATTGGGCTGGATCATGCTCCTCCGGCATTTAATGTACGATCACGTGTGTTGGGAGATGGTGggacaaatttgaattatattCGTACCGAAACCGGGGCAGTGGTAACGCTAAGAGGACGTGGGTCATTGAATCTTGACCCGCAAACAATGCAAGAAGCTCCGGAACCATTGCATCTCTTCTTAGAACATTCTTC CTTGGATGGTTTACAAAGTGCTAAGCAGCTCGCGAAAAATTTAATCGAGACACTACAAGAAGAGCTTAGCTTTTTTCAAGAGAATAATATTCCGAAAGCTAATTTTCAACTCATACCCCCTCCGCAAACTAATATGGTGCAAACAACACAAGTCACTCAAATGGCGCCGATTATAAGAACACAACATGTTACGCAACCGAATGGAATTATTCATCAACCACCGCCTACGGTCCTTGCTCCTccgccaccgcctccaccgGGTTTTGTGCAACATCCTCCGGTTTTGCCACAAAGTCAACCTCCACCGGCGCAAATCATTCCACAAGCTCCTACCATAATTCAGTCCCACGTGCCAGTACAAATTCATCAGCAGCCGAATAACGTTGTAATTTCACAAATTCAGACCGCAACGGCTCCTACCCAAATTGCAAACGTAAACAATCCTCCACCAGTGGCGCAAATTCGCCCGCCGATAGTTCAGATTAAAAACTCTCCAACGACTGGGACGCATCTATCGCAACCGCCTCCGAACATACAGATTCAGCAAGCACCGCCAGAAGCGGCACAACAAATCATTGTGAATCCTGCACCACCCTACCAGGTGCAGTATATTCAACAAAATCCATCTATTCAGACAAGCGGTGGTGGCACAAATGGACAGGTCACGATACAGCATCTTATTCAGCCACAACCACAGTCGGTTCAGGGAATTGTGCAAACAACAATACCGCCTCCCCAGTTCGATCACTTTCAGCGTCCACCGCAAACGCAACAAATCATCACCGTGCAGGGCAGTACTGCATTTATGGTGCCGCCACCTAACATCAACCATCAGACGGCTCCCCAACCGCAGAACCAGATAATTTTTCAGACTCAACAACCGATTCTAACACACCATCCACCTCCGGAATTGGTGGGTGCACAACCTACCGGAATGCTGCtaaatggtggtggtggggatgCAAAAAAGGTGGGTGGACCTTCGgatttgcaaataaaacagGACTCGCTCAAGCTAGACGAAGGTCAGCCTCCTCCCGGAACTATTCTGCAGCAGATTCCTACTAGCGGTCAACTAACCAAAACAACTGTGATCCCCGTATCGTCGATACCGGGCATACCGATCAGTCAACCGCCACCACCCATCATGTCCGTGCCTCCACCGACAGTGCAACATATAGTCGGCAATACGATCATTACTTCGCAACCAAATCCACCCATCAGTCACGGTGGCATTCCGCAACAAATTTATAGCCAAATACCGGTGTCGATACAATCATATGTTCCAGCTCCGCCACCGCAACAAATGCAAGTCGGTGGGTCGCATTTTGTTGTTAGTGCCCCCCAACCATGGCCAGTAACTGCTTCAGCCGCCGGTCAACAAATCCAGCAAGTACCAGCAAGTACGGTACCTAGTATACAGATTACTACCCAACCAATAAGGAATCCAAATGAAATTCATATAATAAGCCAACCAACGATTATCAGTGCCGCCGAATTTCGACCCCCAGcttcacagcagcagcaaataaTTACAACCAGTGCATTTAATCCTCAAATACAACCTCCGCAAG GACTTCAAGTACAATTTCACACGGTTCCACCTCCCCCTCAGCAGATCATCACTAGTTTGCCTAATGCTCAAACGCAGCCTCCACCACAAGCGACAGGATCACAGTTGATTGAAAACCAACCTGGGACTCCACATCAAATTATTATAAATGCATCTATTCCCCCtcaaccgccaccaccaccggcattTACGGCtgtacaattttccacccaagaaTCACCAAAG ACTTCAGGAGGCAAAAGTAAACGCAAAAATTGTCAGCGACATCTCGACTGTCCAATCGCATGA
- the LOC128723715 gene encoding uncharacterized protein LOC128723715 isoform X1, whose translation MHVASIEMIRPHFESASIEYQQQQQTHHPHHQQQQKTQHQQQEHQQQQEQQQISKIISNPPPTIVGAPNGTTMCVAKLVIGLDHAPPAFNVRSRVLGDGGTNLNYIRTETGAVVTLRGRGSLNLDPQTMQEAPEPLHLFLEHSSLDGLQSAKQLAKNLIETLQEELSFFQENNIPKANFQLIPPPQTNMVQTTQVTQMAPIIRTQHVTQPNGIIHQPPPTVLAPPPPPPPGFVQHPPVLPQSQPPPAQIIPQAPTIIQSHVPVQIHQQPNNVVISQIQTATAPTQIANVNNPPPVAQIRPPIVQIKNSPTTGTHLSQPPPNIQIQQAPPEAAQQIIVNPAPPYQVQYIQQNPSIQTSGGGTNGQVTIQHLIQPQPQSVQGIVQTTIPPPQFDHFQRPPQTQQIITVQGSTAFMVPPPNINHQTAPQPQNQIIFQTQQPILTHHPPPELVGAQPTGMLLNGGGGDAKKVGGPSDLQIKQDSLKLDEGQPPPGTILQQIPTSGQLTKTTVIPVSSIPGIPISQPPPPIMSVPPPTVQHIVGNTIITSQPNPPISHGGIPQQIYSQIPVSIQSYVPAPPPQQMQVGGSHFVVSAPQPWPVTASAAGQQIQQVPASTVPSIQITTQPIRNPNEIHIISQPTIISAAEFRPPASQQQQIITTSAFNPQIQPPQGLQVQFHTVPPPPQQIITSLPNAQTQPPPQATGSQLIENQPGTPHQIIINASIPPQPPPPPAFTAVQFSTQESPKPTVEQLQQRPPPQSQPQQQQQSLSLSTQSQPHAIILRPGQKRKMVEDDVNKSMPLKVGMGSIYDGNLCRMSGAGRNFAVRNNGGILTAAQAKCIMSSVSTGTVTTSSTSGNGLISSQISSDHMTDFRRQK comes from the exons ATGCATGTTGCAA GTATCGAAATGATACGGCCTCATTTCGAATCAGCTTCGATTGAataccaacagcagcaacaaacacaccacccacatcatcagcagcagcagaagacacaacatcaacagcaagagcaccagcagcagcaggaacagcAGCAAATTTCTAAAATCATTAGTAATCCCCCTCCCACAATAGTTGGAGCACCAAATGGAACAACAATGTGTGTCGCAAAACTTGTGATTGGGCTGGATCATGCTCCTCCGGCATTTAATGTACGATCACGTGTGTTGGGAGATGGTGggacaaatttgaattatattCGTACCGAAACCGGGGCAGTGGTAACGCTAAGAGGACGTGGGTCATTGAATCTTGACCCGCAAACAATGCAAGAAGCTCCGGAACCATTGCATCTCTTCTTAGAACATTCTTC CTTGGATGGTTTACAAAGTGCTAAGCAGCTCGCGAAAAATTTAATCGAGACACTACAAGAAGAGCTTAGCTTTTTTCAAGAGAATAATATTCCGAAAGCTAATTTTCAACTCATACCCCCTCCGCAAACTAATATGGTGCAAACAACACAAGTCACTCAAATGGCGCCGATTATAAGAACACAACATGTTACGCAACCGAATGGAATTATTCATCAACCACCGCCTACGGTCCTTGCTCCTccgccaccgcctccaccgGGTTTTGTGCAACATCCTCCGGTTTTGCCACAAAGTCAACCTCCACCGGCGCAAATCATTCCACAAGCTCCTACCATAATTCAGTCCCACGTGCCAGTACAAATTCATCAGCAGCCGAATAACGTTGTAATTTCACAAATTCAGACCGCAACGGCTCCTACCCAAATTGCAAACGTAAACAATCCTCCACCAGTGGCGCAAATTCGCCCGCCGATAGTTCAGATTAAAAACTCTCCAACGACTGGGACGCATCTATCGCAACCGCCTCCGAACATACAGATTCAGCAAGCACCGCCAGAAGCGGCACAACAAATCATTGTGAATCCTGCACCACCCTACCAGGTGCAGTATATTCAACAAAATCCATCTATTCAGACAAGCGGTGGTGGCACAAATGGACAGGTCACGATACAGCATCTTATTCAGCCACAACCACAGTCGGTTCAGGGAATTGTGCAAACAACAATACCGCCTCCCCAGTTCGATCACTTTCAGCGTCCACCGCAAACGCAACAAATCATCACCGTGCAGGGCAGTACTGCATTTATGGTGCCGCCACCTAACATCAACCATCAGACGGCTCCCCAACCGCAGAACCAGATAATTTTTCAGACTCAACAACCGATTCTAACACACCATCCACCTCCGGAATTGGTGGGTGCACAACCTACCGGAATGCTGCtaaatggtggtggtggggatgCAAAAAAGGTGGGTGGACCTTCGgatttgcaaataaaacagGACTCGCTCAAGCTAGACGAAGGTCAGCCTCCTCCCGGAACTATTCTGCAGCAGATTCCTACTAGCGGTCAACTAACCAAAACAACTGTGATCCCCGTATCGTCGATACCGGGCATACCGATCAGTCAACCGCCACCACCCATCATGTCCGTGCCTCCACCGACAGTGCAACATATAGTCGGCAATACGATCATTACTTCGCAACCAAATCCACCCATCAGTCACGGTGGCATTCCGCAACAAATTTATAGCCAAATACCGGTGTCGATACAATCATATGTTCCAGCTCCGCCACCGCAACAAATGCAAGTCGGTGGGTCGCATTTTGTTGTTAGTGCCCCCCAACCATGGCCAGTAACTGCTTCAGCCGCCGGTCAACAAATCCAGCAAGTACCAGCAAGTACGGTACCTAGTATACAGATTACTACCCAACCAATAAGGAATCCAAATGAAATTCATATAATAAGCCAACCAACGATTATCAGTGCCGCCGAATTTCGACCCCCAGcttcacagcagcagcaaataaTTACAACCAGTGCATTTAATCCTCAAATACAACCTCCGCAAG GACTTCAAGTACAATTTCACACGGTTCCACCTCCCCCTCAGCAGATCATCACTAGTTTGCCTAATGCTCAAACGCAGCCTCCACCACAAGCGACAGGATCACAGTTGATTGAAAACCAACCTGGGACTCCACATCAAATTATTATAAATGCATCTATTCCCCCtcaaccgccaccaccaccggcattTACGGCtgtacaattttccacccaagaaTCACCAAAG CCCACTGTTGAACAGTTGCAACAACGTCCGCCACCTCAGTCACAgcctcaacagcagcaacaatctTTAAGTTTATCTACACAATCACAGCCGCATGCTATTATATTGCGTCCTGGCCAGAAACGCAAAATGGTTGAAGATGATGTGAATAAATCCATGCCTCTTAAAGTTGGGATGGG TTCAATTTATGATGGTAACTTGTGTAGGATGAGCGGTGCTGGAAGAAATTTTGCTGTGAGAAACAACGGTGGAATTTTAACAGCTGCTCAAGCCAAATGCATTATGTCTTCAGTGTCTACTGGAACGGTAACCACTTCGTCTACTTCGGGCAATGGACTTATATCGTCTCAGATATCCTCTGATCATATGACAG ACTTCAGGAGGCAAAAGTAA